A stretch of Brassica rapa cultivar Chiifu-401-42 chromosome A08, CAAS_Brap_v3.01, whole genome shotgun sequence DNA encodes these proteins:
- the LOC103835752 gene encoding wall-associated receptor kinase 1 isoform X5, which produces MKVQHLILVATFFYLAYTELVNGQPRKDCQTSCGNVTIEYPFGTSPGCYYADDPSFNITCNEREELIFGGNKVINISHTELRVWNDISYACYDSEGNVTEGVSYSYSLANLSLSRNNKFTLVGCNAFALLSTTGARDYSTGCLSACDSPPAGNGDCNGEGCCRTDVYVPLDSIGFETRPSSYGNMTVTHDFNPCIYAFLAENGTFHFNASEDLKNLRNVKEFPVLLDWSIGNQTCDQVGNRSICGMNNSICVNSTRGTGYNCKCLEGFEGNPYLSNEKGCQDINECISTIHKHNCSDPRTCRNKDGGFDCKCRSGYRLDTTTMSCKRKDFGWATILLGTTIGFLSILLLITCVQQRMKRRKTAELRQKFFEQNGGGMLIQRLSGPGTPNANVKIFTEEGMKTSTNGYDQSRILGQGGQGTVYKGILPDNSIVAIKKARLGDNSQVEQFINEVLVLSQINHRNVVKLLGCCLETEVPLLVYEFINSGTLFDHLHGSLFGPSLTWEQRLRIAVEIGGTLAYLHSSASIPIIHRDVKTANILLDENLTAKVADFGASRLIPMDKEQLTTMVQGTIGYLDPEYYHTGLLNEKSDVYSFGVVVMELLTGQKALCFERPQQSKHLVNYIASAMKENRLHEVIDEKVINEKNWKEIEEAVRVAMECTRVTGEERPLMKEVAAKLEGLTVTKAKHQWSDQYPGEVTENLVGVGILSEQGDTSSTGYDSIKNVASMHVAAGR; this is translated from the exons GTGCAGCATCTGATCTTGGTGGCTACTTTCTTCTACCTTGCATATACGGAGCTGGTCAATGGGCAACCTCGCAAGGACTGCCAAACTAGTTGTGGCAACGTCACAATTGAGTACCCTTTTGGCACTTCTCCAGGTTGTTACTATGCCGACGATCCTAGTTTCAATATCACCTGTAACGAGAGAGAAGAGTTGATCTTTGGTGGTAACAAAGTAATCAACATTTCTCACACGGAGCTACGCGTCTGGAATGATATTTCCTACGCTTGCTACGATAGCGAAGGAAATGTGACTGAAGGGGTTTCCTACAGTTACTCGCTTGCTAACTTATCTCTCTCCCGCAACAACAAGTTTACTTTAGTTGGCTGTAACGCTTTTGCACTTCTGAGCACTACTGGAGCGCGAGATTACTCAACTGGATGCTTGTCAGCATGTGACTCTCCACCGGCGGGAAATGGGGACTGTAATGGTGAAGGTTGCTGCAGGACCGATGTCTATGTCCCTTTGGATAGCATTGGATTCGAAACTCGCCCATCTAGCTATGGGAACATGACTGTTACGCATGACTTTAATCCTTGCATATACGCCTTTCTAGCCGAAAATGGTACTTTTCACTTTAATGCTTCGGAAGATCTTAAGAACCTAAGAAATGTCAAAGAGTTCCCTGTGTTACTGGATTGGTCTATTGGAAACCAGACATGCGATCAAGTTGGAAACAGAAGCATATGCGGTATGAATAACAGCATATGTGTCAATTCTACTCGTGGAACCGGGTATAACTGCAAATGTTTAGAAGGTTTTGAGGGGAATCCTTACCTTTCTAATGAAAAGGGTTGCCAAG ACATCAATGAATGTATTAGTACTATCCATAAACATAACTGCTCGGATCCCAGAACCTGTAGAAACAAGGATGGAGGCTTCGATTGTAAGTGCCGGTCTGGTTACCGCTTAGATACTACCACTATGAGTTGCAAGCGTAAAGACTTTGGATGGGCTACCATTCTTCTTG GAACAACCATTGGCTTCTTGTCCATCCTGCTTCTCATTACCTGTGTACAACAGAGAATGAAGCGCCGGAAGACAGCTGAGCTCCGACAAAAATTCTTCGAACAAAATGGTGGCGGCATGTTAATACAAAGACTCTCAGGACCAGGGACACCAAATGCTAATGTAAAAATCTTTACCGAAGAAGGCATGAAGACATCAACCAATGGCTATGACCAGAGCAGAATCCTGGGCCAGGGAGGACAAGGAACTGTCTACAAAGGGATATTACCAGACAACTCCATAGTTGCTATAAAGAAGGCTCGACTCGGAGACAATAGCCAAGTAGAGCAGTTCATCAACGAAGTGCTTGTGCTTTCACAAATCAACCATAGAAACGTTGTCAAACTCCTGGGCTGTTGTCTAGAGACGGAAGTTCCCTtgctggtctatgagttcattaaCAGTGGCACCCTTTTCGATCACTTGCATGGTTCCTTGTTTGGTCCTTCCCTTACATGGGAACAACGCCTGAGAATAGCAGTGGAAATTGGTGGAACTCTTGCTTATCTTCACTCATCTGCTTCTATTCCAATCATCCACCGAGACGTCAAGACTGCTAACATTCTCCTGGATGAGAACTTAACTGCAAAGGTAGCTGACTTTGGTGCTTCAAGACTTATACCGATGGATAAAGAGCAGCTCACAACAATGGTGCAAGGTACTATAGGCTACTTAGACCCAGAATACTACCATACAGGACTGCTAAACGAAAAGAGTGATGTTTATAGCTTTGGGGTAGTTGTCATGGAACTTCTCACTGGCCAAAAGGCATTGTGCTTTGAAAGGCCACAACAGTCAAAACATCTGGTTAATTACATTGCTTCTGCCATGAAAGAGAACAGGTTGCACGAGGTTATTGACGAGAAAGTAATCAACGAGAAGAACTGGAAGGAGATAGAGGAAGCTGTCAGAGTTGCTATGGAGTGTACAAGAGTGACGGGAGAGGAAAGGCCACTGATGAAGGAAGTAGCTGCGAAGCTTGAGGGCTTGACAGTCACAAAAGCCAAACATCAGTGGTCGGATCAGTATCCGGGGGAGGTGACTGAGAACTTGGTCGGCGTTGGAATCTTATCAGAGCAAGGAGATACAAGTAGCACTGGCTATGACAGCATCAAGAATGTAGCAAGCATGCACGTTGCAGCTGGTCGCTGA
- the LOC103835752 gene encoding wall-associated receptor kinase 1 isoform X4: MKKVQHLILVATFFYLAYTELVNGQPRKDCQTSCGNVTIEYPFGTSPGCYYADDPSFNITCNEREELIFGGNKVINISHTELRVWNDISYACYDSEGNVTEGVSYSYSLANLSLSRNNKFTLVGCNAFALLSTTGARDYSTGCLSACDSPPAGNGDCNGEGCCRTDVYVPLDSIGFETRPSSYGNMTVTHDFNPCIYAFLAENGTFHFNASEDLKNLRNVKEFPVLLDWSIGNQTCDQVGNRSICGMNNSICVNSTRGTGYNCKCLEGFEGNPYLSNEKGCQDINECISTIHKHNCSDPRTCRNKDGGFDCKCRSGYRLDTTTMSCKRKDFGWATILLGTTIGFLSILLLITCVQQRMKRRKTAELRQKFFEQNGGGMLIQRLSGPGTPNANVKIFTEEGMKTSTNGYDQSRILGQGGQGTVYKGILPDNSIVAIKKARLGDNSQVEQFINEVLVLSQINHRNVVKLLGCCLETEVPLLVYEFINSGTLFDHLHGSLFGPSLTWEQRLRIAVEIGGTLAYLHSSASIPIIHRDVKTANILLDENLTAKVADFGASRLIPMDKEQLTTMVQGTIGYLDPEYYHTGLLNEKSDVYSFGVVVMELLTGQKALCFERPQQSKHLVNYIASAMKENRLHEVIDEKVINEKNWKEIEEAVRVAMECTRVTGEERPLMKEVAAKLEGLTVTKAKHQWSDQYPGEVTENLVGVGILSEQGDTSSTGYDSIKNVASMHVAAGR, translated from the exons AAGGTGCAGCATCTGATCTTGGTGGCTACTTTCTTCTACCTTGCATATACGGAGCTGGTCAATGGGCAACCTCGCAAGGACTGCCAAACTAGTTGTGGCAACGTCACAATTGAGTACCCTTTTGGCACTTCTCCAGGTTGTTACTATGCCGACGATCCTAGTTTCAATATCACCTGTAACGAGAGAGAAGAGTTGATCTTTGGTGGTAACAAAGTAATCAACATTTCTCACACGGAGCTACGCGTCTGGAATGATATTTCCTACGCTTGCTACGATAGCGAAGGAAATGTGACTGAAGGGGTTTCCTACAGTTACTCGCTTGCTAACTTATCTCTCTCCCGCAACAACAAGTTTACTTTAGTTGGCTGTAACGCTTTTGCACTTCTGAGCACTACTGGAGCGCGAGATTACTCAACTGGATGCTTGTCAGCATGTGACTCTCCACCGGCGGGAAATGGGGACTGTAATGGTGAAGGTTGCTGCAGGACCGATGTCTATGTCCCTTTGGATAGCATTGGATTCGAAACTCGCCCATCTAGCTATGGGAACATGACTGTTACGCATGACTTTAATCCTTGCATATACGCCTTTCTAGCCGAAAATGGTACTTTTCACTTTAATGCTTCGGAAGATCTTAAGAACCTAAGAAATGTCAAAGAGTTCCCTGTGTTACTGGATTGGTCTATTGGAAACCAGACATGCGATCAAGTTGGAAACAGAAGCATATGCGGTATGAATAACAGCATATGTGTCAATTCTACTCGTGGAACCGGGTATAACTGCAAATGTTTAGAAGGTTTTGAGGGGAATCCTTACCTTTCTAATGAAAAGGGTTGCCAAG ACATCAATGAATGTATTAGTACTATCCATAAACATAACTGCTCGGATCCCAGAACCTGTAGAAACAAGGATGGAGGCTTCGATTGTAAGTGCCGGTCTGGTTACCGCTTAGATACTACCACTATGAGTTGCAAGCGTAAAGACTTTGGATGGGCTACCATTCTTCTTG GAACAACCATTGGCTTCTTGTCCATCCTGCTTCTCATTACCTGTGTACAACAGAGAATGAAGCGCCGGAAGACAGCTGAGCTCCGACAAAAATTCTTCGAACAAAATGGTGGCGGCATGTTAATACAAAGACTCTCAGGACCAGGGACACCAAATGCTAATGTAAAAATCTTTACCGAAGAAGGCATGAAGACATCAACCAATGGCTATGACCAGAGCAGAATCCTGGGCCAGGGAGGACAAGGAACTGTCTACAAAGGGATATTACCAGACAACTCCATAGTTGCTATAAAGAAGGCTCGACTCGGAGACAATAGCCAAGTAGAGCAGTTCATCAACGAAGTGCTTGTGCTTTCACAAATCAACCATAGAAACGTTGTCAAACTCCTGGGCTGTTGTCTAGAGACGGAAGTTCCCTtgctggtctatgagttcattaaCAGTGGCACCCTTTTCGATCACTTGCATGGTTCCTTGTTTGGTCCTTCCCTTACATGGGAACAACGCCTGAGAATAGCAGTGGAAATTGGTGGAACTCTTGCTTATCTTCACTCATCTGCTTCTATTCCAATCATCCACCGAGACGTCAAGACTGCTAACATTCTCCTGGATGAGAACTTAACTGCAAAGGTAGCTGACTTTGGTGCTTCAAGACTTATACCGATGGATAAAGAGCAGCTCACAACAATGGTGCAAGGTACTATAGGCTACTTAGACCCAGAATACTACCATACAGGACTGCTAAACGAAAAGAGTGATGTTTATAGCTTTGGGGTAGTTGTCATGGAACTTCTCACTGGCCAAAAGGCATTGTGCTTTGAAAGGCCACAACAGTCAAAACATCTGGTTAATTACATTGCTTCTGCCATGAAAGAGAACAGGTTGCACGAGGTTATTGACGAGAAAGTAATCAACGAGAAGAACTGGAAGGAGATAGAGGAAGCTGTCAGAGTTGCTATGGAGTGTACAAGAGTGACGGGAGAGGAAAGGCCACTGATGAAGGAAGTAGCTGCGAAGCTTGAGGGCTTGACAGTCACAAAAGCCAAACATCAGTGGTCGGATCAGTATCCGGGGGAGGTGACTGAGAACTTGGTCGGCGTTGGAATCTTATCAGAGCAAGGAGATACAAGTAGCACTGGCTATGACAGCATCAAGAATGTAGCAAGCATGCACGTTGCAGCTGGTCGCTGA